In a single window of the Euleptes europaea isolate rEulEur1 chromosome 4, rEulEur1.hap1, whole genome shotgun sequence genome:
- the FUT10 gene encoding alpha-(1,3)-fucosyltransferase 10, with amino-acid sequence MNAIRKKRFWASCFCVMAFFFLLVTLQVVVELGKSERLETKSSISQKGAFKEEEHQKDASLLVKKPDFSSTTKTIMNKDSHPVLVWWSPLTGETGRLGQCGQDACFFTINRTYQYNPMTKAFLFYGTDFSIDALPLPRKAHHDWALFHEESPKNNYKLFQRPAITLFNYTATFSRHSHLPLTTQYLESIEALKSLRYMIPLQEKNSLRKRLAPLVYVQSDCDPPSDRDTYVRELMTHIEVDSYGACLHNRDLPEHLKNPAFMDSDNFYKILAQYKFVLAFENAVCEDYLTEKLWRPLKLGVVPVYYGSPSITDWLPSNKSAILVAGFAHPKELAGYIKALDADDKEYESYLEWKLTGRISNEQLLTAMRERTWGVQDIMKDNYIDAFECMVCANVWENIRREAKGMLPRRWNAEASHLSCPRPEGFVFPSSNNHRTALRDMWIPSFEQSKSEAKALRWLVEKNRNFTAQEFWTLVFRE; translated from the exons ATGAATGCAATCAGGAAGAAGAGATTTTGGGCATCCTGTTTCTGCGTGATggcctttttcttccttctcGTCACTCTCCAG GTGGTTGTGGAACTTGGAAAGTCGGAAAGGCTGGAGACTAAAAGCTCAATTTCACAAAAAGGTGCATTCAAAGAGGAAGAACATCAGAAAGATGCAAGCTTGTTGGTAAAGAAACCAGATTTTTCCAGCACTACAAAGACAATCATGAACAAAGATAGCCACCCTGTCTTGGTTTGGTGGTCTCCACTGACGGGCGAGACCGGACGACTTGGTCAGTGTGGTCAAGATGCTTGCTTCTTTACTATCAACAGGACCTATCAGTACAATCCTATGACTAAAGCATTTCTCTTCTATG GTACAGACTTCAGTATTGATGCCTTACCTCTTCCCCGTAAAGCCCATCATGACTGGGCCCTTTTCCACGAGGAGTCACCCAAAAATAACTACAAGCTCTTCCAGAGACCAGCGATCACTTTGTTCAACTACACGGCGACATTCAGCCGCCACTCACACTTACCCCTCACCACCCAGTACCTTGAAAGTATTGAAGCCTTAAAGTCCCTGAGGTACATGATCCCTTTGCAAGAGAAGAacagtttgagaaagagactcGCTCCGCTGGTCTACGTGCAGTCAGACTGTGATCCCCCCTCCGACAGGGACACCTACGTGAGGGAGCTGATGACCCACATTGAGGTGGACTCTTACGGAGCCTGTTTGCATAACAGAGATCTTCCGGAGCATCTCAAAAACCCAGCGTTCATGGACAGCGATAACTTCTACAAGATACTTGCCCAGTACAAATTTGTCTTGGCTTTTGAGAATGCCGTTTGTGAGGATTACCTCACTGAAAAATTGTGGAGACCACTGAAGCTGGGGGTGGTCCCTGTTTATTATGGCTCCCCCAGCATCACAGACTGGCTTCCCAGCAATAAAAGTGCTATCCTGGTGGCAGGATTCGCACACCCCAAGGAGCTGGCGGGGTACATCAAGGCTTTGGATGCGGATGACAAGGAGTACGAAAGCTACCTCGAGTGGAAATTAACAGGCCGCATCTCCAATGAACAACTGCTCACTGCTATGAGAGAGCGCACCTGGGGAGTGCAGGATATCATGAAGGACAATTACATCGATGCTTTCGAGTGCATGGTGTGTGCTAATGTGTGGGAAAACATCAGGAGAGAAGCAAAG GGAATGTTACCAAGAAGGTGGAATGCTGAAGCCAGTCACTTGAGCTGCCCCAGACCTGAAGGGTTTGTTTTTCCATCTTCAAATAATCACAGAACGGCTCTACGAGACATGTGGATACCAAGTTTCGAGCAGTCCAAGAGTGAAGCAAAGGCCCTGAGGTGGCTGGTCGAAAAGAACCGAAATTTCACCGCTCAGGAATTTTGGACTCTTGTGTTCAGGGAATGA